In Dyadobacter sp. NIV53, a single window of DNA contains:
- a CDS encoding SRPBCC family protein → MNILLKILIGIGALIVLLLIVAIFVKNEYSVQREIVINRSKQEVFDYIKYLKNQDQYNKWVMMDPEMKKTFRGTDGKIGFVYAWDGNDIAGKGEQEIKNITRR, encoded by the coding sequence ATGAACATTCTTCTGAAAATACTGATCGGCATTGGTGCTCTTATTGTATTGCTCCTGATCGTTGCCATTTTTGTAAAAAATGAATATTCTGTCCAGCGGGAAATTGTGATAAACAGATCCAAACAAGAAGTTTTTGATTATATCAAATACCTTAAAAATCAGGATCAATACAACAAATGGGTGATGATGGATCCGGAAATGAAAAAGACTTTTAGGGGAACGGATGGGAAAATTGGCTTTGTGTATGCCTGGGACGGAAATGACATAGCCGGAAAAGGGGAGCAGGAAATAAAGAATATTACCAGAAGGTGA
- a CDS encoding DUF2306 domain-containing protein — MRWSGIVLVATVWISAALFGLYILAFYASALYEGEMSRWNNVLPKLYEEDSTAATSGIGLHFATGGIILLLGSIQLLDSVRVRYPAVHRWIGRIYIISSIFAAVGGLLFIILKGTIGGLVMDIGFSLYGILMFIAAIETYRHAVAGRLDKHRAWALRLFALAIGSWLYRMDYGFWILLMDGLGHERHFTGPFDYLMAFFFYIPNLLVAEIFISVRQYKTNPFLRLSASFVLLLATGFLLLGTYYFTLYYWGPAIVNWLTGK; from the coding sequence ATGAGGTGGTCTGGAATCGTTCTTGTTGCCACAGTCTGGATTAGTGCAGCTTTATTTGGATTATATATTCTGGCATTTTACGCTTCCGCACTTTATGAAGGAGAAATGTCTCGCTGGAACAATGTTCTGCCAAAATTATATGAAGAAGATTCCACCGCGGCTACCAGTGGTATAGGCCTTCACTTTGCAACGGGCGGTATTATTCTCTTATTAGGAAGTATTCAGTTGCTTGATTCTGTCAGGGTTCGTTACCCCGCTGTGCATCGCTGGATTGGACGTATTTACATTATTTCATCAATTTTTGCGGCCGTTGGCGGATTGTTGTTCATTATACTAAAAGGAACAATTGGCGGCCTGGTGATGGATATTGGATTTTCACTTTACGGAATTCTGATGTTCATCGCTGCAATTGAAACTTACCGGCATGCGGTTGCCGGGAGGCTTGATAAACACAGAGCCTGGGCATTACGTTTATTTGCACTTGCTATCGGTTCTTGGCTATACCGCATGGATTACGGGTTCTGGATTCTTCTGATGGATGGACTTGGGCATGAGCGCCATTTTACCGGACCGTTCGATTACCTAATGGCTTTTTTCTTCTATATTCCTAATTTACTGGTGGCCGAAATATTTATCAGCGTCAGGCAATATAAAACTAACCCGTTTCTGAGATTATCTGCTTCCTTTGTCCTCTTACTGGCAACCGGATTTCTGTTATTAGGCACCTATTATTTTACATTATATTACTGGGGCCCCGCCATTGTGAATTGGTTAACAGGAAAATGA
- a CDS encoding dihydrofolate reductase family protein, which translates to MRKLKLQIQMTADGYISGPNGEIDWMTWDWDDKLNSYVEGITSPVDTIILGRKLAEGFIPHWTSQLESADTADDGAQKMVETDKIVFTKTMEKSGWARTKLAKGDLTEEICKLKEKEGKDIIVYGGGTFVSALIRENLIDEFHLFINPVAIGNGVNIFSKLDRRKNLTLIQSEVFKCGIVVLCYLPH; encoded by the coding sequence ATGAGAAAATTGAAACTTCAGATACAAATGACAGCTGATGGTTACATTTCCGGGCCCAACGGGGAAATAGACTGGATGACCTGGGACTGGGATGATAAACTTAATAGTTATGTGGAGGGAATTACCTCACCGGTTGATACCATTATTCTGGGTAGAAAACTGGCAGAGGGCTTCATTCCTCATTGGACCTCACAACTTGAAAGTGCAGATACAGCTGATGACGGAGCACAAAAAATGGTAGAAACAGATAAGATAGTTTTTACCAAAACAATGGAAAAGTCGGGATGGGCGAGAACAAAACTGGCAAAAGGTGATCTGACCGAAGAAATATGCAAGCTTAAAGAGAAAGAGGGAAAGGATATTATCGTCTATGGCGGTGGCACTTTTGTTTCTGCATTGATCAGAGAAAACCTGATTGACGAATTTCATCTATTTATAAATCCGGTTGCTATCGGTAATGGAGTAAATATATTCAGCAAATTGGACAGGAGAAAGAATCTGACACTCATTCAATCGGAAGTATTTAAATGTGGAATTGTAGTGCTTTGTTACTTGCCTCATTGA
- a CDS encoding DUF1593 domain-containing protein, translated as MKKCVLCILTFLCFLIPESGNGQNNSAKKRTIVTTDGEVDDVDTFIRLLLYANEFNIEGLIYSSSQWHYKGDGKGTLFTSEMENTAKRYGKRADLRWPGTTWMQEYINKYALVYNNLTIHAKGYPIPEYLQSIVKVGNIDFEGEMAKNTDGSDFIKKILLDNNPEPVYLQIWGGTNTVARALKSIEEEYKPTKDWESVYKKVSQKAIIYAVLDQDATYQKYIAKNWKEIRVLYNSDQFWSFAYPWPKVVPTELQPYLRGDWFAKNIRFNHGALLDGYYLWGDGRQIEGDPEHTHGNMEEAKKYGFTQYDFISEGDSPAFLYLVDVGLRSLENGSYGGWGGRMVQSKSNPFRWEDGKHVTDFNPFTKTDDAAYPQTRWIDVIQNDFAVRADWCVKSYKDANHPPLVKLNHQQNLTAKPGSIVKLSGDASDPDGDKLLYHWWQYEEVGTCKSKVAIQGATDKTSQFKMPENILKGETIHIILEVKDSQAKSLTRYQRVIITGQ; from the coding sequence ATGAAAAAATGTGTCTTATGTATTCTTACTTTTTTATGTTTTCTAATTCCTGAATCAGGAAATGGCCAAAATAATTCAGCCAAAAAGCGGACCATTGTAACAACCGATGGCGAGGTGGATGATGTTGATACGTTCATCCGGCTTTTGCTCTACGCCAATGAATTCAATATTGAAGGATTGATTTACAGCAGTTCGCAATGGCATTATAAAGGAGATGGAAAAGGAACTCTTTTTACTTCCGAAATGGAAAACACTGCCAAACGATATGGTAAGAGAGCGGATCTGCGTTGGCCTGGTACCACCTGGATGCAGGAATATATCAATAAATATGCGCTGGTTTACAACAACCTTACCATTCATGCCAAAGGATATCCGATTCCTGAATATCTGCAAAGCATTGTCAAAGTAGGGAATATCGATTTTGAAGGAGAAATGGCTAAAAATACGGATGGATCTGATTTTATAAAAAAGATACTCCTGGACAATAACCCTGAACCCGTGTATTTACAGATTTGGGGTGGAACAAACACTGTTGCCCGTGCACTGAAATCAATTGAAGAGGAATATAAACCAACCAAAGACTGGGAATCGGTTTATAAAAAAGTATCTCAAAAAGCAATCATTTATGCTGTTCTGGATCAGGATGCAACGTATCAAAAGTATATTGCCAAAAACTGGAAAGAGATCCGTGTACTTTATAACTCCGACCAGTTCTGGAGCTTTGCCTATCCCTGGCCAAAAGTAGTTCCTACTGAATTACAGCCCTATTTGCGTGGAGACTGGTTTGCAAAAAATATAAGGTTTAATCATGGTGCTTTATTGGATGGATACTACTTATGGGGTGACGGCCGTCAGATCGAGGGTGACCCCGAACATACACATGGAAACATGGAAGAGGCGAAAAAGTACGGTTTTACGCAATACGATTTCATTTCAGAAGGGGATTCTCCTGCCTTCCTTTATCTGGTTGATGTAGGATTGAGGAGTTTGGAAAATGGTTCCTATGGAGGTTGGGGAGGCAGAATGGTTCAATCAAAGAGTAATCCTTTCCGCTGGGAGGATGGGAAACATGTGACAGATTTCAATCCTTTTACCAAAACAGATGACGCGGCATATCCACAGACCCGTTGGATTGATGTGATCCAGAACGATTTTGCTGTACGTGCTGATTGGTGTGTTAAAAGCTATAAGGATGCGAATCATCCACCTCTTGTAAAACTTAATCATCAGCAGAACTTAACGGCAAAACCCGGCAGTATTGTGAAACTGAGTGGTGACGCAAGTGATCCGGATGGAGATAAACTACTTTACCATTGGTGGCAATATGAAGAAGTAGGAACCTGTAAAAGTAAAGTTGCAATTCAGGGAGCAACTGATAAAACTTCTCAATTTAAAATGCCGGAAAATATTTTGAAGGGCGAAACCATTCATATTATCCTTGAAGTGAAAGACAGCCAGGCTAAAAGTTTGACGAGGTATCAAAGGGTAATTATTACTGGCCAATAA
- the trxA gene encoding thioredoxin — translation MGKALEITDSTFEELIQSDKPVLVDFWAEWCGPCKMIGPVVEQLAGEYEGKAVIGKMDVDMNSAIPAKFGIRSIPTLMIFKNGQLVDKVVGVVPKTTLEDKLNAQISVAV, via the coding sequence ATGGGAAAAGCACTTGAAATTACCGATAGCACTTTTGAAGAATTGATCCAAAGCGACAAACCAGTACTTGTAGATTTTTGGGCTGAATGGTGTGGTCCTTGTAAAATGATCGGACCAGTTGTAGAACAGTTAGCTGGCGAGTATGAAGGCAAAGCAGTAATTGGTAAAATGGATGTGGACATGAACTCAGCAATTCCTGCTAAATTCGGTATCCGTAGTATTCCAACCTTGATGATCTTCAAAAACGGACAGTTGGTTGATAAAGTGGTTGGTGTTGTTCCAAAAACAACTCTTGAAGACAAATTGAATGCGCAAATTAGCGTTGCAGTATAA